One Cryobacterium roopkundense genomic region harbors:
- a CDS encoding SHOCT domain-containing protein, translating to MPLRRMGRPGLIGVAARTAVVAGTASAVVGHQQRKTQAAAADAQAQADAQYAQQYAQPAPPPAPAEAPAEAAPDLTQQIEQLSGLHTAGVLTDEEFAAAKAKLFS from the coding sequence GGTCTCATCGGGGTTGCCGCCCGCACCGCCGTGGTCGCCGGAACGGCATCAGCCGTCGTCGGCCACCAGCAGAGAAAGACGCAAGCCGCGGCGGCCGATGCGCAGGCGCAGGCCGATGCACAGTACGCCCAACAGTACGCCCAGCCCGCTCCGCCGCCGGCCCCGGCCGAGGCACCAGCGGAGGCTGCCCCTGACCTGACCCAGCAGATAGAGCAACTTTCCGGATTGCACACCGCTGGCGTGCTGACGGACGAGGAGTTCGCGGCGGCCAAGGCCAAGCTTTTTTCCTGA